The Clarias gariepinus isolate MV-2021 ecotype Netherlands chromosome 3, CGAR_prim_01v2, whole genome shotgun sequence DNA window GCACTGCGCAATGCCAATGAAGCAATTCATTTAAATTCGTAGCAACCTGGCAACATTTCTGTCTGCGCACTTGGAAACATATAGCGACTGTTGGCCAATTTGTGCTGCCTTGTCAAAAAATGCTACCATACTCTGAATAGATAGAAGAGTCTATCGATTCCTGCTACCCTGTGAAAAATGTACAATGATAATAAGTGGAACATGTTTGAtactttattataacatttatttggaGAAATTAGAAACATATTCTGATAGGTAAATATCCCTATCAAATAATGCTCCCTGTACAAAATcaacaaaaattaatgaaaCAGCTTCCAAGCATGTACATAACCGTCAAGGAGCAAAAATTGTATGTAGGTAGCATGGATTGTCAGAACAAGGGCTTGGTTTCACTTCTGGtatataattactgtatacactgcctggccaaaaaaaaaaaattaccaaataATTACTGCGACAATTACTGCGTTATTGCTGATTAATATGGGTCAGGTGGtgacaagttatttaaccttaACTGACTGCGGTTTTTTTAACCATGCCTGAAGACTATTCTGTGGTTGTGGCAAAGATGTTTTTCCGTGTCAGTAGACATAAagtattgtcctgcatcaaccAAAGAAAACTAATACTAAGGAGctgaaaaatgcattattaaaatctggaaggatagtggtaaACCAACATCCTCGAAGAAGAGATTTAGTCataaaaaacatcctgaatgaggATGATGGGAGAGCACTTAAGGGCTTAGTGAAATCAATTTGTAAAAACAGTAGaactcacagctatgtttaatagtgaactgaggagcatttccacatgcacaatgcaaGGATAACtgaagggattgggactaaacagctgtgtcatCTTAAGGAAAGCATTTATCAGTAAGGCTAATTGAAAAAAAGgtttcaatttgctagggagcataaagaatggacttaAAGCATTGGAAAAGGTCATGgtgtctgatgagtccagatttaccctgtttcAGAGTGATGGGCATCTTAAGGGTAAGAAGACAGGCGGACGAAGTGATGCACGAATCATGCCTAGTGCCTTTTTTACTAGCCTGTCggagcagtgttatgatctgggattgCCACTGTTCAGGAACACTTTGTAGAGTAGTGCTAAAGATATTAATATCCATCTCTCCAGGCAGATACTTGATCCATTTACTTTTGTAAAAATAGTAACTTACTAAATTACCAAGTAATGCAGCCACAAAAATTAAAGCCCAtgtcacattttatttgtaatgtctTGACAGCAATATCTAGGGAGGCCAACCTTTTTCCTTGGCAAAGGTAACTCATCTTAAAGTCATATAATTATCTATTGATGACATGTGACAGCAGCACAATACAGGTTAAAGTTCCAGTTTCTATCCTGCAGAACCTCTGCTCATTGCTATTCTTAgaaatttctcattaatatggtatttttttcaaatacaagcAACACTCACTTCAGTGGTCAGGAACACTACCATGTGCAcaaaaatgagttttttttccttatcaaGCCTAAATTCACtgatatattaaataatgttagtataacattaaaaaggtgctaaaaatgcatttgtgtgtaaCAACTATGCAGACCTATTTCACTGCACTCAGAAAATGATTGGCTGGCACATGTCTTACAAACAACGTAGCCAGTGGAAGGAGCTTAAGGCTGAAAAACAGCAAAGACACAAAGAAATATCAGACAAGCCGTTAACAAAGCACTCTTGATCTCACTATCATTACACACTGGCACCAACAGAAGGGAAAATGGGCAGAAATTCAGAGCCTTAATCTGGTTTGAGAACAAAAAACCTTTGACCCTTCCAGTCCAGGGCACTCAGCATAGCCTAAAAATAACCCCATGAAAGTAAAGTTTTGAAATAAACAGtgacaaaaatataaagtatataattttctgtttatttaccCAAACAtagaaaacacatttacaaataaGATGTGTACTGAAATTGAAAACCCTATTGCACTCcgtaatttaaacaaaaattttaatacatttagaaTCTAATACTAGCAATATTTAGACTCTTAGGAGAAACAGTGACTAACGTTGTCTTTCCTTAGAGACGATTCACCcattgtgtatgcgtgtgtgtgtgtgtgtgagtaatggaagaaaaaacaatGAGTCGCTATtcccagtatatatatatatatatatatatagtgtgtgtgtgcgcatgtatatgtgtatatatatatatatatatatatatatatttatttatttatttatatacacacacacaaaaaaaagtctagTCCAGTTCAACACCATGTgttcatcatactgtatgttccccCTTAATCAAATTTAATGACTGACTTCACTTACTAACCTGTGACTACCTTGTAAAGGAATTATtcacattatttatattatattaaagttCTTCACACACCCTAGCTGGTCACTGAGACAAGATGTCTAGATGAACTAcccaaacagaaacaaaagctGAAATTAGGATGGTGGTGTTGAGCAAATGTGCCAGCACTGTTTCAGTTTGATTGCTGTGCTTTTAGTATATATAATCTATCTTAATCTTCCACTGATTATGACATCTAACACCATCTCATAACAACACCTAActcataacataaaaaaaaacactgacatgTACAATTTTGATCTGACTACACCCTAAAGCAACACCTGACTACTGTATTGTGAGAACCCAGTAGTAAATATTTAAGAAAAGCAGTCTCTATTTTTTGGTTCAGTGTAAAGTTCTTAGATGATACTAGTACTGAAgtcatataaaaaacaaaaacttacactgtgtgtgcgtgagacAAGAGGGGAGTACGGTTCATGGGAGGACAGACACAAAGCCTTTGTGTACTAAACAATCGCCTAAGCATCGCTCTCCTTTTCCCTTGGACTGatgcatgcatgtatgtgtgcacAAGTGCGCGTGCgcaagaaaaaggaagaaatatatatgtgtgtcaGATGTGACGAGGACAGCGCCCACCGGGATCAGCCATGTTCATACCATGCAGCTCTCCATCCTCAAAGTTATCTGTGTCCGAGTCGTTATCATCGTTAAAGACAGCAATAGGCACCTCTCTTACAGAGCTCTgtagtgagagagtgagagagaaaaagagtgggGGAGGtaaagggagggagggagggaaagagagagagagagagagcaagagagaggaGTCAGGTGTGTGGGCAAGAAATTAATTGTGAAATAAGTATACAGAGAGGCAGATGTACTCTGAGTCTTCTACAGTGGGGTTATAGTTGGTCTACTaattttgtgttaaatattaAGATGGGTATAAACTGAAAGCCTGTCTTTCTATATTAAAAGCATATAGTGTTCACATTTTAACAAGAAAGCTGAAGAATTATATTGATTcctattttgtgttttttatttggggTCAGGTCAAACCAGGTCTCTTGATTGCACAGAATAAATACAGTTATTTCTCTATGTGATTCCCTGCTACACCAATGCCATAGCCTTTCAATAGAGCTTGAATACCACCAATCTAAAATTATGATTCAACTACTTGttacatgtaccttacagcacagtgattttttcctgcatatcccagttaggaagctggggtcagagcacagggtcaggcAGTATATAGCGCCCCTGGAGCGGACAGAGACAAGTAATTTGTCGCCTTTCCAAGATCAGGTGTTTTACTCtctaaatagaatagaatcttTATTATTACATAAGTCCAATTAAATTGAGTGGCGTCCTTCGTGCAAATCAAAAGATGCTGATACACTCCTTCTCctctacactatatatatatatagtccttGCACTTGGAGACCTTTATATCCTGCATGATGGCAACAGCTCAAACAAAGGGTGACCAGGGTGAGATAGATCTTGGCCTATGTACTTGGCCTTATTCCTGTTGcacaggaatgactgcattGGGCTACAAGGCCAGGATTGTCAATCACACATAAGCAACCTTCTTTAAAACCATTCAactattttactgcagctaagcgTCTGGTCCCCATACTGCATTTGATGtctactgtaaatgtcatttgGTTTTACGACCTTCTTTCACAATGAATCCCATAATGTTTTACTTAGGCTTTCTTTGCAGAACCAAAGAAGAATGCAGACTAACAGTTAGTGGCTTTACCAATTATCTAATGATAGTGGTTAATAGctagtttttgtttgtaataatttttgcCTAATCTAAAAACATAAGATCCTTGACTCAGATGATAATTGACCTCAGAATGACATGAAAACTAGCCAGTCAATTCCACCTGCTTTGACCTTAACTGGAATTTCTTAGCTAATAGGTCATCTGGATTAAGTTAAATACCATAAATCCCTAAGTGTAAGCTGATCTGAGacaattaacataaataaagtaACTGTTTACAACATTCTTAAGAATTAAACATCTAATTGATCTGAAATGTGGTGAGAAACAAGAATTTAATACTTTCCAATTAAAACAGATGTTGAGTCTttcaaacattgttttaacTAAACTTTAAGCTCCGGTCAGAAGGCTTAAGTCTAGtcctatatacattttttatcagaTATTATTATAACACTATTTATAAGGATGAGATACAGTTGTTGGTGAAAAAGAAACAGACATACCGAGCGCACCATGGACTCTCGGAAGGGTGGGCACACCATGTGGAATCTTGGGATAGAGATATCGAAGACCTCCGCTTTGTTTTTGAGTCTGTGAAAGGTGTAGTGGCCCTCCATGTACTCAGAGGTGGTGGAGAATGTTGTGCAGCTGGCATACTCATGCACTTTACCAGGTGTCATCACTGGGAATTCCCCTATACACACATCCACGGACACTCACGTTTGAGCTTAAACTGTGTTCAAGAAGCCATTAAATACATACAAACTTACACTGCAGAGCATGTAAATTCTACACCTCTATTGCCTCACCCACAACACCAGGACCTCGGACCTCCTCCACATTCCCATTCGCATTGGTGATTTTCCAGTAGCGACTATCCAACTGGCATGCGCTCTCTGGCAGGGCTGACTTCGCCATCTCAATccttaagaataaaataataataataaagaataaatcaaAGCATAATAAAAGATATTAAGGGCTTGTGTCATGACATCATGTATATTCCTATGTaatttgtgtgaatgtgtataaaataaaatgatcagattgtccctgatgagcaagccgagggcgacggtggcaaggaaaaactccctgagagggcaataggaagaaaccttaagagaaaCCAACAGGGAACACATCCTCATTTGTGTGATAAAGAAGGTTGTAATGTGCCAATTAATCAAAAAGCCTCATGTGCAAAAAAGTCTTTCTGCAATGCTGCATAAGCACATGATTTTACGCATTGTACTGCTGTCATATAAATGGTTGGTTAAATACCTGCAATATTTCCCAGCTTTCTGCTTAAGATCAACTATAGGTAGCTGCATGAATATGTACAGATGAGTTAAAGTAAGGCTGccatagtggcttagtggtcagcactgttgccatgcacctccagggtccgggttcgattcccttgggtctgtgtatatggagtttgcatgttctccccatacttggtgggtttcctcccagtaCAActcaactgtattttttttcgtttgtttgttttgtatgtaatacattttgacaaggatttattttcatttctctcCAATAAATTCTTCCATTGTTCAGGGTAAAATTAAGCTTTttaccatattttttattacaatgtaATCTGTTTCATGTGCTTTGTAAAATCAAGGCAGATCAGGGAAGCTGACTAAATTCTACACCTATGCATGTCTTCACTCGTTTTGAAAGCATAGTGTAattgaaaaatgtgtttaaaaaaaactgttacgtAAGCATGTTCTTTTGAAAATGTGTTGCTTTTAGCAATACAAGAAAACTGTCTGAAATTTGTGTCATCACTCCAATCCTTTTAAGGGTTGCTTGTACAAGTTCCCAGAAAAGAAATATTACAATTAAATGTGAGCTGGTACACTCTAGAATAAAACACCAGCATATTTTCtggaaatagttaaaaaaaaaaaaaaaaaaaaaatcataagtcATTTAAAAAGACAGGTCTCACCTTCCTATTGAGCAAgctgcttttaaaaatgcaatagcTAGGGCACATCTATGCTTCCTAATAAAGGTTCtgtcaaattaaaattaattaagattCTGTAAAGATTTTGTcaaatttttataaatggtTTAGAAGCAGTTGGGGTTAGAGAAAAAATGTGCCAATGATGGATGATGGGCGACAAAGATGTCAACGTGAGATGACGGATAGTGATTCATATGTATTGCAAGCAGGCAACACAATAAAGCTAGCTGTAACTGTAACGACGACGCACGGTTTCCAGGCAAAGCTCTTTAAGCGCAATCAGTGCGAACGTGCTGCACCTGGTGACAGAAGCAGGGAcataaaaaatcttataaaacTTATCTTGAACACTTTTACAATTTATCATAGATTTATGAGGAAAGTCTCTTTTGGCATGACtccattgaataaaaaaatggtaCAAACAAGCCATTAATTAGTACCTAGTAATCTATGACACTGTGATTTTTACCTATACACTTCTACAGATTACTTTAGGCAGATGATTCATTGTGTTTCTGATCCTGTCCTGACATGGCAGCATTTACTcattttcatacagtatatagtacctATAGCTtccttttgcattttattttcagatgATTTAAAAACTCTTTAAACATGCTTCAGTTTCTGGAGGTACAGATTGCAACAGGCAGATTCATGCATTTCATTTGAAGCTTAACAGAATATTCTGAAATGTAAATAAGACATTAGGAGTTTTTCTGTGGTTTACCTGATTCTGTAAGTGAAGAAGAAGTGTGGTGGATGGACAGAGCTGAGCTCAGGCAGGAAAGAGGTCGAGACTGAGACGGTTATATTATCGGTGGTGGCCACACACTTCTTATCATGGACGTACCTACACaagcatccaaaaaaaaaaaaaaaaaatttcaataatTCTATTTTTGAAGTACTCATTAATATTgccagttattttaagacatgtttGTTTATCAACACTCGTTTACAGAGTCTAAATATGAGAGCTGCTGTGAGATATTAAAGCAGCAAtgtcttttctgttctgttaaGGGTGGAGGCTCATTGAACAGGAATAGGAAAAGAGAACATAATCAACATCAAAATAGAACATTAGCTAATTACTGTAATTCACTTCTAACTGGCATACCACTAAAACTTCTAAAAAACTCGAACTAATCCAGAACTCTGTTGACCGTATcataacccaaacacctttaaTGCATCACATTACCTCCTGTCAACAACAACTTTACTGGCTCCCAATCAAATACCATATAAAATTCTCTTGCTTacatttaaagcacttcataaaCTCGCTCCCTCTCGCACTCTTCCcttttctttattaaagctcCTTGTTACACCCCCTGCCTGTTTGATCATCATGGGCTCTAGAGCCTTTAGCCGTACTGCTAGTCATCTCTGGAATTCTCTCTCTCCGGAAACATCTGTAACATAGATTCTCCAACCAAATTCAAATCTCAACTTAAGACCCATTTATTCAAAAGCGCTTATATGATGTAAGGCTGAACCCAAGTCTCCATTTCTTCTCCTTTTGAATGGTCATTGCAGATGTGGTAACGCAgatggtcagaatagcaccagttgcacatcTCCCGAAGTACACAGGACGATGTGTTTtagcacactgacttatgaagatcGGTGCTCCCTGTGAATGTATGTGCAGCCTTATGCTGCCATCTGTTGTCGTAATGCAAAACTCAAACATTTTGGATAGGAGCTGATCTGTTTGAGCAAAGTGTACAAAAGGAGAGATGATGGACTAAATGACTAAAGCACAGCTGCACTGCTCTCGTTAGGTTGAAATGTAGCAAGCTTAATCCCACTGACAAAACCATAGCAGGTACAGAACCTTGCAAAAATcgtaggcaccatattatatgctgtaccaattttgttatatatgtttatcatgtctgcatcattatgtacaaaatcattcagtatttccatatataacttaaaaatgtataagtaaataacattacagaagaatgaatgcatggctgtaaagaaaaaaatatatagtacaggagagaccagttttcagatagaaacaaaaaaacctaatgtacgctcctgggatttgcataaaaattgaAAGGTGCAAGTGTGAcgaagttaccagaagaactcatgtTCTCCAGTATGCTTAAAACCTAACAtctattttcttataaaactgcacaaatctgtgtctaaaaccgattttaagcaatgagtttcCACTCCAAacattgactgtttattttattactcattGGTGCTCATTTTAGAagtgcttatgccatatttttgtagtGCACAGTtttgacttttgcacagtactatagtaaaacagttgttaggttttactgagcttgctgggttagggttagggttagctcCTTTCTATTTTGCAGAATAATTCAGCAAaccattaaacaaaaaagactAAACATGTCAAAAAATACGATTTCAAAATAATTCTTAGATATCACtaaagagtatttttttttatatagtaagACATGCTATGTGAGTTATTAAGGGTGCTTTTTGTCATTAATTACAACTGGAGTTGTCATAAAATCAGAGCTGTTACATAAATCTAGGCTGTTTTGTTAAACTCTTTTGGTTGTCAAGTTTCTAAGTTAGCCAATCCCCTTCTGCCTGAAAAAAGTGGttcaattcaaatcaatttaatttgacttgttttacacttttaacaataaacaATGCCTCAAAGCAGCTCTACAGAACATACAAAACCAGACTCAAaatggaacccatcctcatttgattGACACTGAGGAGtatgattataaattattcctTTATGTGGAATAATTATTCCAGTATGTCTTTTCTGCAGTTATGTTCAGTGtgatacagatacagtatatgtagaatgttagtgtgtgtgtgtgaagtagaAAATTGTTGTCCACAAGGATTGCAACAACGTTGAAATGTTGGTAGAAAGTAGTTGACTCCTTCTTTACATCACTTCCTcatatttagattttatcaAAGTGGCAGTTAGCATTCatgatatataattttaaaacataagaCTTAAatcaaaaactaaaataaagaaGCTTGCAATGTGCAGCTTAGATGAATGGACCAAGATTTCACTACAGGAATTCCCATCTCACTAGACATTACAAGATGCTGCGCTTAAGCATCACAAAATATTAACTGCGTTCATCGCTTTGaaaccattttttaaacataaattattgATCAGAAGACCGGCAGTAATTCTGGAGAGGCTTGCAACTATGAAACATAGAGGGTTTATTTTCTGCTTAACTGTacctttattattaatgtttaatttatgaaCATGAAGACTCTTACGGTCAGCTGTCCAGGGACAGGAGATCAATTCTACCAGATAGACTAATTCATAAAAAACTGATGACAATAAAGAATGCACATACacccacacccacccacacacacagacacacagacatccacacacagacagacacacacgcacacacacgcacgcacacgcacgcacgcacacgcacacgcacgcacgcacacacacctgaatatCTGGTCTCGGATGATGGGGTATTCTCCAGTCACTACGTTCTGAACGTATGATGTAAACCATTCAGTAAAGCTGGAGCCTGAGACAACATGAGAGAACAACATCTGATCAATTAATTGAGATTTGGTTTATATACTCCAACAACTACATCATGTTGTAACACAGTGTTTGAGATGCAGCCTAAAAGAGAGACTGAGCATAAAAacgcaacacaaaaaaaactaacaaccaCAGCATTACCTAGTATTGTGACTACTCCATCACACATATTTCACCTAATTAATTGGTTAATATAAGACTGcgacagacaaacaaaattcAAATCACATCCAATAGCTGTGTCCTACCTGTAATGAACATATCAATAGCAGATGGATCTTGTGCTAGTTGAtcctgaaaaaaagaagaagaaaaaaaccatggtcacatgtactgtacaaaaacgTCAGTGCTACTagaaaagtgaaaatatctGACTTCTCATAATactaattttataatataattagtcAGAACACTTCATGAATGTAGACATTGTGGATAAGAGACTTATGCACATCACAGAAACTCAATATGTTCACACACATGATGACAAGCACAAGGTCGGAAAGGAGCCCAGTATAAGGGGGGTATAGGGGTATAACTTCTCCTTCTCTGTTAGTTTTCAAAGAATGTTTTCTTGGGCAATTTTGTTGCCCAGAAAAGAGTGAGATGTTCTTTTCAAGTAAGAGAACAGACTTGTAACCTTAGATCTTATTCCCAACTGATGGAAAAGTAGTGTGTAAGATCAAACAACAGatccattttaataataatttattatattttgataAATGAAGAATGCTCCATATGCTGGTAGTATCTGGGGGCAGGAAGGAACCTGGTTGTGTCCAAGTCAAATGATTGCAAAAACATCtaatgaagaaagaaaagaaagaaagaaagaaagaaagaaagaaagaaagaaagaaaagagtcctacagtatgttctccTTAAAGTATGGAAAACTaacatagagagagaaagaaagagagagggcaCTCTAACCGGACAATGATAGAAGATCTCGCTGCGTGTTCGTCCCTCTGTGCTTTCTAAAGCCATGTACTGGCTCAGTCCTGTGTGAAAGCAGAAGGTGAGGGGGAGACACTGTCTCATGCCCTTCCTCTGCTGGAATCCCCCTGCTGCTGTCTCAATGTCCAACAAGTCCTCGGAGCGATAGTGGTTAGATAAGGCCATGCTTCCCATCAACCTGGAGGGAGGCGACCAATATGATCAAGCTTATACTACTGAGACATTCAGtacatttttctatttctcaGAAAGGCATGTCTTACCCAGGCACCACCAATTTCTGTCCATTATGTATCCTGTAGGAACAGCGGTAGTCATTGGGGAGCTTGCAGCCGATCTGGTCCTCAATGGCATCCAGTTCTTCCTCTTTTGCCCCCTCTATTGACAGAAAGTAAGACATGACAATTTTACTTGATTGCTATTGTGTAAGTGCATTTTTCATCctgtataaatatattctgCTGCAAGGTGCATACAAGACCATTTCTGATTAGCTACTTAATCAAAGCAATGATAATCCTGAGAATTATTCTACAGTTTGTACTGTAGAAAAGCTTAAATGAAATGAGAAGTCGGCTGGATGCACCTTTAAGGGAGGCAATCATTCGCGGGCATTTTTGGCCCAGGTAGGACTTCAGGTCATCCCATGCTTTCTTCAGTGTACTGTAGTAATCTATGTAGCGACCAAGGTCAAGGTAAAAGTCATGGAACAATTCCCGCCAGCTCTGCCTTCTCTGTCCTTTAtcagctctaaaaaaaaaaacttgcatctTAGACCGTAGACCATAATTCAAATGGgataaaatacacacagatcaaaaataaaaaaaaaagaatgagaaaaCTGCTTAGTTTGACATATTGAGTGAATCTGTTTGGAGACTTACTCTGTGAGAAGCCAGTGCTTCTGGCAATGCCTCTTCCATAACGGGTTATGACCTGTCAGCTCATTCAAACGCCGATTTACAAGACTGCAACTGtaagtgggggaaaaaacataaaGAGGCAACTTCAGaccttaatattttattttaaacctcaTGTCTTTGTTACAAAGGTGCAGAGGATCTCCAATATAATATATCTaccagtcattttaaataaaactgctttaaaaatttGCCATTAAACGTATATCtgttgtatataaataaaatattgaaatgcaaAAATTATCTACGATTTGCAGCATCAATAACAATACAAACATTGACACTGTGTAAATGTATAGTAGTAGaactaacaacaacaaatctTGTGTACATAGTATCCCTTAATAAAGGTCAGTAGAGCAGCTTGAATAGCAGTCAATAAATTAATGTGCAGATATGGATCTTTATAATTTGTCCTTCAACTTTGTAATAGGCACATTAACATACAAAAGAAATAACACTTTGCGCTGGATGTGGTGGATCTGGACAATCACACTCATGCAATTCAATATGcttgattataattttttatgctgAATAACCACAtcacattaattttttatttttttggtaatcTGTTTTTCAGTAATTTCCTTCCCTTATTTATATCCCTATATTCCTTCCAGCACCTCAGAGTATAATTCACCTATTAGATGTGCAAAAAGGATTCATAAATGAGCCttcatttaatatttctgtttaatgaaatgtttacatttttgttaaatctgACTGACAGGGTCAGGTTATGATATTGTATTTCAAGTATTTGCTTTATGGTTCTATTTTATAACATTGCTGAGAATTTATAAAGGACATCTTCATTTTCATAAGCAGATTTAACTGCAGCTTCCCTGAGTTCCTCCTCTTTGTTTACCCTTAAGCTTGAATGGCAATAACCTactaaaactaattttttttgagCTGGCTACTGTAACTTCTAGTTTAATTTTCTACTTAGATAAATGAGTGTTTACTGGTAAATTACCTTGCAATATATTATAACAGACCAGAAAACCCATAATATGTAGAGTTTGCAAGTTCTTTCTGTTCTTTGTGCGTTTCCACGGAAACCTACTTTTCCCACTGTAAATGATTGGGTGTGTAAGTGTTTGTGTGCctatgccctgtgatgggttaGCACCCATGGGTAGTGTACCCTGCATTGTATtgacaataaatgaataactcAATAGTTTACAAGAGTATTTATAAAAGAATTGCAGTCAGAAAGGAATTGTTAGATAACTAAAGTTGTTGgcctatttttactttatttaatgttaGTCTATTATGAAAACTAAACAATTAGAAACTAAAAACTTGATATCAATTGTTTGTGAAAACTACAAACTATGTCAATATGTGTTATCAGCCTGAgacaataaagaaagaaattgtgAGATTTATAGTGACATGGCACATGTATTTCATTCAACAGCTGTTTAGTAGAGATGGTGGGGGAGAAAAACAATCAATCCAATTACTTATTGTTATTCTTTGTGTGACAATTAATGTTAATCTTAATTCATTTTTGCATTTGAGATGGGAAAATATTGCTGCTCATCTATAaccctacaggtggtgcactgtAAACTACTCACACATTGGCAGGAGGCACAGCATCTTGTGTGGAGGGAGCAAATTATCTGCTAAGTTTGTTTTGAAATTTGAAAATCTaaaagaataatataaaatcaggagctttataaaatcatgacaaaaatcatatatatataatatcgtTCCTGGTGTTCCCTGGTGATTCCTAGCCCCAATGCATAGCCAGTAGAAATGGTGAGGACGGGATGGGGGAAcaattcagttatgaatcgtgattcttttgtgtggcaatttatAAATCACAGCTGACTccaaatatatacagaatacaatacagaattggctggttttgaGTTTGTGGATGAAACAACAATAGAGGAGTTCACAAATACGGAGGTCATAGGTTAAGGCCTTATAAccgcatacagtatacaaattcatatttataacaatatataataataaatagctataattatattatatgtgaA harbors:
- the fbxo3 gene encoding F-box only protein 3, with the protein product MAAATVLSLDSLPSDPLLLILSFLDFRDLVSCSLVNRRLNELTGHNPLWKRHCQKHWLLTEADKGQRRQSWRELFHDFYLDLGRYIDYYSTLKKAWDDLKSYLGQKCPRMIASLKEGAKEEELDAIEDQIGCKLPNDYRCSYRIHNGQKLVVPGLMGSMALSNHYRSEDLLDIETAAGGFQQRKGMRQCLPLTFCFHTGLSQYMALESTEGRTRSEIFYHCPDQLAQDPSAIDMFITGSSFTEWFTSYVQNVVTGEYPIIRDQIFRYVHDKKCVATTDNITVSVSTSFLPELSSVHPPHFFFTYRIRIEMAKSALPESACQLDSRYWKITNANGNVEEVRGPGVVGEFPVMTPGKVHEYASCTTFSTTSEYMEGHYTFHRLKNKAEVFDISIPRFHMVCPPFRESMVRSSSVREVPIAVFNDDNDSDTDNFEDGELHGMNMADPGGRCPRHI